A stretch of the Filimonas lacunae genome encodes the following:
- a CDS encoding PhoH family protein, translating into MTEAIINLDSVNPIEFFGVNNRKLDLLKKKFPLLKILSRGTQIKLSGAPEHIETAKEKIDLIVQYMERNGGLTENYFEQILGGDDAETIDNFVDKNPNDILVFGPNGKTVRARTANQKRMVLAADRNDIVFAIGPAGTGKTYTAVALAVRALKNKVVKKIILTRPAVEAGESLGFLPGDLKEKIDPYLRPLYDALDDMIPADKLGYYMSTRTIEIAPLAYMRGRTLDNAFIILDEAQNANDLQIKMFLTRIGANAKALITGDPTQIDLPKNQRSGLEKASRILRNIEGIAHIELDEEDVVRHRLVKAIIRAYEKEKEKEGPNF; encoded by the coding sequence TTGACAGAAGCAATCATTAACCTCGACTCCGTAAATCCGATTGAATTTTTCGGTGTTAACAATCGTAAGCTTGACCTGCTAAAAAAGAAATTCCCTTTGTTAAAAATTTTATCACGAGGTACACAAATAAAACTAAGTGGTGCACCTGAACACATTGAAACGGCAAAGGAAAAAATTGACCTGATCGTTCAATACATGGAACGAAACGGAGGGCTTACAGAAAACTATTTTGAACAGATTTTAGGAGGCGACGACGCCGAAACCATCGACAACTTTGTTGATAAAAATCCCAACGACATCCTTGTATTTGGCCCTAACGGCAAAACCGTTCGTGCACGCACTGCCAACCAGAAAAGAATGGTGCTGGCAGCCGACCGTAACGACATTGTGTTTGCCATAGGCCCTGCCGGTACAGGTAAAACCTATACCGCCGTTGCACTCGCAGTTCGCGCATTGAAGAACAAAGTGGTGAAAAAGATCATTTTAACCCGTCCGGCGGTAGAAGCAGGTGAAAGCCTTGGTTTTCTGCCCGGCGATTTAAAAGAAAAGATCGATCCGTATCTGCGTCCTTTATACGATGCGCTGGATGATATGATCCCGGCCGATAAACTGGGCTATTACATGAGTACCCGTACTATTGAAATAGCTCCCCTGGCCTACATGCGCGGTCGTACATTAGACAATGCTTTTATCATTTTGGATGAAGCGCAGAACGCCAACGATCTGCAGATAAAAATGTTCCTCACCCGTATTGGTGCTAATGCAAAAGCATTGATCACCGGCGACCCCACACAAATTGACTTACCTAAAAACCAGCGCAGTGGCCTGGAAAAAGCAAGTCGTATCCTTCGTAACATCGAGGGCATTGCCCATATTGAGCTGGACGAAGAAGATGTGGTACGTCACCGCCTGGTAAAAGCCATCATCAGAGCCTACGAGAAAGAAAAGGAAAAAGAAGGACCTAATTTCTAG
- the rpe gene encoding ribulose-phosphate 3-epimerase: protein MAIIAPSFLASDFLRLGEECKMVNESEAEWLHLDIMDGRFVPNISFGLPVVEQIRTATSKVLDVHLMIVEPEKYTEAFKAAGADRLSVHIEACPHLHRNIQQIKQLGMKAGVAINPHTPIAMLHDIIGDIDTVLIMSVNPGFGGQKFIPHTLTRIRQLKQMITEGNHDVLIEIDGGVTAQNAAEIIKAGADVLVAGSNVFKSSDPKKAIHDLARI from the coding sequence ATGGCTATTATCGCACCTTCCTTCCTGGCATCCGACTTTCTCCGTTTAGGAGAAGAATGCAAAATGGTAAATGAAAGCGAAGCTGAATGGTTACACCTCGATATCATGGATGGAAGGTTTGTGCCCAATATCAGCTTTGGTTTACCCGTGGTAGAACAAATACGCACCGCCACCAGCAAAGTGCTGGATGTGCACCTGATGATAGTGGAACCAGAAAAATACACCGAAGCATTCAAGGCAGCCGGAGCCGACAGGCTGAGCGTGCATATAGAAGCCTGCCCCCACCTGCACCGTAACATTCAGCAGATTAAACAACTGGGAATGAAGGCAGGTGTGGCAATAAATCCTCATACTCCCATTGCTATGTTACACGATATTATCGGCGACATTGACACGGTGCTGATTATGAGTGTAAACCCGGGCTTTGGCGGACAAAAATTTATTCCCCATACGCTTACACGTATCAGGCAGTTAAAACAAATGATCACCGAAGGAAACCACGATGTACTTATTGAAATAGATGGCGGTGTAACAGCGCAGAATGCAGCAGAGATCATTAAAGCAGGGGCCGATGTGTTAGTGGCAGGAAGTAATGTATTCAAATCGTCTGACCCTAAAAAAGCCATACACGACCTTGCTAGAATATAG
- a CDS encoding tetratricopeptide repeat protein, producing MIRIMNYGLSIAVAGITLFASCKDKSNNNDKDTATSSRKELSPEAQSLVSLLKLRPDSAGLRLKLAVMYDSAAWYPEALAQMDSLIKKDSLNYGLWYSKAQVWEHSGDTARAIKDYERALHIYPAPEAMLSLASLMAENKNPQTLAVIDNVNHMRLGREYDAHCAFISGVYYARTGDTTNAIKQLNNCLAANYTYMEAYIEKGLVYFDHQQYDKALDVFKFASSINTLYADAYYYQARAYEMMNKKDSAVLRFKQALSLDKGMKEAREKIQQLEK from the coding sequence ATGATCAGGATAATGAATTACGGATTAAGTATAGCAGTAGCCGGAATAACGCTATTTGCCAGTTGTAAAGACAAAAGCAACAACAACGATAAAGATACAGCAACCAGCAGCAGAAAAGAACTGTCGCCCGAAGCACAAAGCCTGGTAAGTTTATTAAAACTACGCCCCGATAGCGCCGGATTGCGTTTAAAGCTGGCCGTGATGTACGATAGTGCCGCCTGGTACCCCGAAGCGCTGGCCCAGATGGATAGCCTTATTAAAAAAGATAGTCTCAACTATGGCCTGTGGTATTCCAAAGCACAGGTATGGGAGCACTCCGGTGATACCGCCCGTGCTATCAAAGACTATGAGCGCGCCCTGCACATTTACCCCGCCCCCGAAGCCATGTTATCGCTGGCAAGCCTGATGGCCGAAAATAAAAACCCACAAACATTGGCTGTAATAGACAATGTAAACCACATGCGCTTAGGCCGCGAATACGATGCGCACTGTGCTTTTATATCGGGAGTATATTATGCCCGCACCGGCGACACCACCAATGCTATTAAACAGTTGAATAACTGCCTGGCTGCCAATTACACCTATATGGAGGCTTATATAGAAAAAGGCCTGGTATATTTCGATCACCAGCAATACGATAAAGCGCTGGACGTTTTTAAATTTGCCTCTTCTATCAACACGCTTTATGCCGATGCCTACTACTATCAGGCACGCGCCTACGAAATGATGAATAAAAAAGACAGCGCCGTACTGCGCTTTAAACAGGCATTAAGCCTGGATAAAGGCATGAAAGAAGCACGTGAAAAAATTCAGCAGCTCGAAAAATAA
- a CDS encoding DEAD/DEAH box helicase has protein sequence MAVKQNDHKTVLLLSPHRLLGDYQQVLESLHIIKYEGSKVEYIPCKTDAAEVKEYYPHLSKPAKEALPGFTREGIKELKEQLKERYNKLKPESDFDTFYQHAAVRRLQELFEPLKAQAAQVKWYHKVEMENGNFKTSPCNFSGLRPMLQFEVSRSEEGELQLNCSVFVSGGAHPLSEYKRSRFLLEREGEYYLLTHTDYTTLQWLEQKPERLYNKTPQAFAQHILAKLEGEYTVRRNNLFAGDEVKVVPQNRIVLSEIHPSYLVITPQWLYDEFSVEGAFKETMEVSRDGKVFQVVRDRAQEEAFLQLLESLHESFPNQKNGYYHITFDEARKKQWFLKVYHRLLELDVQVVGMDMLQHFRYSTFKVATTATIVKEEANAVTLQMSVSFGKEEISLVELQKQLFIRQHMVLLKDTSLGVLDDEWLQRYSTLLRHGKVAKNMVTVSRWLAFCEQQATEDTQVLKQVIPKPWWEKWELWQKDDGLIYDVPAGLKATLRPYQQKGYEWLSLLAEAGAGACLADDMGLGKTLQTITFLAQQSHLQEKAVHLIVCPSSLLFNWQQELNKFAPHLKTLVHYGNSRNTPLVMKKQHQVVITSYGTLRADIEELSTMSFAVVALDESHHIKNPSAQITRAVSRLQASFGIALSGTPVMNNTFDLYAQMNFLLPGMFGNREFFKREYADAIDRNQDEVKIKALHKLTSPFILRRTKQQVASDLPPKTEMVMWCNMEPAQKALYDEIKESIKSSVFMDIAKDGLGKSTLALLQGMLRLRQLCNSPLLLPENDRKNCTESVKTDLLMEELSNNLKDHKVLVFSQFASMLRLLADGCKERGLAYYHFDGSTPPAQRAEMANAFQEPGNKVNIFLISLKAGNAGLNLTAADYVFLFDPWWNTAVQQQAIDRAHRIGQTKNVFAYKMICKDTIEERIIQLQQQKHALAGALVTEEEGDSFVKSLTEEDVAYLFS, from the coding sequence ATGGCTGTAAAACAAAATGATCATAAAACAGTGTTGTTGTTATCGCCTCATCGTTTGCTGGGCGATTATCAGCAGGTGCTGGAATCGTTACATATTATCAAATACGAAGGCAGCAAGGTGGAATATATACCCTGTAAAACAGATGCTGCTGAGGTGAAGGAATATTACCCGCATTTATCCAAACCTGCGAAGGAAGCCTTGCCGGGCTTTACGCGGGAAGGTATTAAGGAGTTGAAAGAGCAGTTGAAAGAGCGTTATAACAAACTAAAGCCGGAAAGTGATTTTGATACTTTTTACCAGCATGCGGCTGTGCGCCGTTTGCAGGAGTTGTTTGAGCCGTTGAAGGCGCAGGCGGCCCAGGTAAAATGGTATCATAAGGTAGAGATGGAGAACGGCAATTTCAAAACTTCGCCTTGTAATTTCAGTGGGTTAAGGCCCATGCTGCAGTTTGAAGTGAGCAGGAGTGAGGAAGGGGAATTACAACTGAATTGTTCTGTATTTGTAAGCGGTGGCGCACACCCTTTGTCGGAATATAAACGCAGCCGTTTTTTACTGGAAAGGGAAGGGGAATACTACCTGCTTACCCATACGGATTACACCACTTTGCAATGGCTGGAACAAAAGCCGGAGCGTTTGTATAATAAAACGCCACAGGCTTTTGCGCAACATATTTTAGCCAAGCTGGAAGGGGAGTATACCGTAAGGCGTAACAACCTGTTTGCAGGGGATGAGGTGAAGGTGGTGCCGCAAAACAGGATTGTGCTGAGTGAAATACATCCTTCTTACCTGGTGATAACGCCGCAATGGTTGTATGACGAGTTTAGTGTGGAAGGAGCGTTTAAAGAAACGATGGAAGTGAGCCGTGATGGCAAGGTTTTCCAGGTAGTGCGGGATAGGGCACAGGAAGAGGCCTTTTTGCAATTACTGGAAAGTTTGCATGAAAGTTTTCCTAATCAGAAGAATGGTTACTACCACATCACATTTGATGAAGCGCGTAAAAAACAATGGTTTTTAAAAGTATACCATCGCCTGCTGGAACTGGATGTGCAGGTGGTGGGCATGGATATGTTGCAGCATTTCCGGTATTCCACTTTTAAAGTGGCTACTACGGCTACTATTGTAAAAGAAGAAGCCAATGCGGTTACGCTGCAAATGTCAGTAAGCTTTGGCAAAGAAGAGATTTCGTTGGTAGAGTTGCAGAAGCAGCTGTTTATACGCCAGCATATGGTGTTGTTAAAAGATACTTCGCTGGGGGTGCTCGATGATGAATGGTTGCAGCGTTACAGTACGCTGCTGCGCCATGGTAAGGTGGCGAAGAATATGGTTACGGTATCGCGCTGGCTGGCTTTTTGCGAGCAGCAGGCTACGGAAGATACCCAGGTGTTGAAGCAGGTGATTCCCAAACCATGGTGGGAGAAATGGGAACTGTGGCAGAAAGACGACGGTTTAATTTATGATGTGCCTGCGGGTTTGAAGGCTACTTTACGCCCGTATCAGCAAAAAGGATATGAATGGCTGAGCCTGCTGGCAGAAGCCGGTGCAGGCGCTTGCCTGGCAGATGATATGGGGTTGGGTAAAACCTTGCAAACCATCACTTTTCTGGCTCAGCAATCGCATTTGCAGGAGAAGGCGGTGCATTTGATCGTATGCCCTTCTTCGTTGTTGTTTAACTGGCAACAGGAATTGAATAAGTTTGCGCCCCATTTGAAAACGCTGGTGCATTATGGCAATAGCCGTAACACACCGCTGGTGATGAAAAAACAACACCAGGTGGTAATTACCAGCTACGGCACTTTGCGGGCAGATATTGAAGAACTGAGCACGATGTCTTTTGCGGTGGTAGCATTGGATGAGAGTCATCATATTAAAAATCCTTCCGCACAGATAACGCGTGCGGTAAGCAGGTTACAGGCTTCGTTTGGCATTGCACTAAGCGGTACGCCGGTAATGAACAATACGTTTGACCTGTATGCACAGATGAACTTTTTGTTGCCGGGCATGTTTGGTAACCGCGAATTTTTTAAGCGGGAATATGCCGATGCTATTGACCGCAACCAGGATGAGGTAAAGATCAAGGCTTTGCATAAGCTTACCTCGCCCTTTATCTTACGCCGTACCAAGCAGCAGGTGGCCAGCGATCTGCCACCGAAAACAGAGATGGTGATGTGGTGTAATATGGAGCCGGCACAAAAGGCTTTGTACGACGAGATTAAAGAGAGCATTAAAAGCAGTGTGTTTATGGACATTGCCAAGGATGGCCTGGGCAAAAGCACGCTGGCTTTATTGCAGGGAATGTTGCGTTTGCGCCAACTGTGTAACAGTCCTTTGTTGCTTCCGGAGAATGACCGTAAAAATTGTACGGAGAGTGTGAAAACCGACCTGTTGATGGAGGAGTTGAGCAATAACCTGAAAGATCATAAGGTGCTGGTGTTTTCGCAGTTTGCTTCCATGTTACGGTTACTGGCGGATGGCTGTAAGGAGCGTGGGCTGGCGTATTATCATTTTGATGGTTCTACACCACCGGCACAGCGGGCCGAAATGGCGAATGCTTTCCAGGAACCTGGTAATAAAGTGAACATCTTTTTAATCAGCTTAAAGGCGGGTAATGCCGGTTTAAACCTTACCGCAGCGGATTACGTATTTTTATTCGACCCGTGGTGGAATACAGCGGTGCAGCAGCAGGCTATTGACCGGGCGCACCGGATTGGACAAACGAAGAATGTATTTGCCTATAAAATGATATGTAAAGACACCATTGAGGAGCGTATTATACAATTACAGCAGCAAAAACATGCCTTGGCAGGGGCGCTGGTAACGGAGGAAGAGGGAGATAGTTTTGTGAAATCGCTTACCGAGGAAGACGTGGCCTACCTGTTCAGCTAG
- a CDS encoding SDR family NAD(P)-dependent oxidoreductase, which yields MEKQFDGKVALVTGAGSGIGKSTALLYAAQGAKVVVSDINEAHGQAVVEEIKGKGGDAFFIKADVGNATDCERLVKETVKQYGKLDVACNNAGIAGESNLVGDVDINNWNKVININLNSVFYCMKYEIEAMLANGGGSIVNMASILGQAGFANSSAYVAAKHGVVGLTKTAGIEYGTKGIRINAVGPGFIKTPLLKESPDSSLEDALVPLHPIGRLGEPEEVAELVIWLTSDKASFVTATYYAVDGGYLAR from the coding sequence ATGGAAAAGCAATTTGACGGAAAGGTAGCATTGGTTACCGGGGCAGGATCTGGAATAGGCAAATCAACAGCTTTATTATATGCCGCACAGGGCGCAAAAGTAGTAGTGTCGGACATTAACGAAGCACATGGACAGGCGGTAGTAGAAGAGATTAAAGGAAAAGGAGGAGACGCCTTTTTTATAAAGGCAGATGTAGGTAACGCTACGGATTGTGAGCGTTTGGTAAAAGAAACGGTGAAGCAATACGGTAAGCTGGATGTGGCTTGTAATAATGCTGGTATTGCAGGGGAGAGTAACCTGGTGGGTGATGTGGATATTAACAACTGGAATAAGGTGATTAACATTAACCTGAACAGTGTGTTTTATTGTATGAAGTACGAAATTGAAGCGATGCTGGCCAATGGTGGCGGAAGTATTGTAAACATGGCTTCTATATTAGGCCAGGCTGGTTTTGCCAATTCATCGGCCTATGTAGCAGCCAAGCATGGGGTGGTAGGGCTTACTAAAACTGCCGGTATTGAATATGGTACCAAAGGCATTCGTATCAACGCGGTAGGCCCGGGTTTTATTAAAACGCCTTTGTTAAAGGAAAGTCCTGACAGCAGTCTGGAAGATGCATTGGTACCTTTGCACCCGATAGGCCGGTTAGGCGAGCCGGAAGAGGTAGCGGAGCTGGTTATATGGTTAACCAGTGATAAGGCTTCTTTTGTAACGGCTACTTATTATGCAGTGGATGGCGGTTATCTGGCCAGATAG
- a CDS encoding M28 family metallopeptidase, whose amino-acid sequence MNERKWAAWSAALFLLGACNSDLDEAVKGLDTTAALAINDTSFARHIQVLASDSFEGRKPFTAGEEKTIDYLSAQFKALGLQPGNGSSYVQDVPMVEIHSKPAGPLVFTGKTGSLSLNYLDDYVAATRRVKEQVSIANSPVVFAGYGIVAPEYNWNDYAGLDVKGKTVLVMVNDPGFVDSSLFKGRRMTYYGRWTYKFEEAARQGASGIIIIHDTKPASYGWTVVRSSWSKSKLYLQTADDNMSRAVVEGWITTESAAKLFQLAGVSPDLLKQAGQKGFKPVDLGVTTSLVVNNELKKSTSHNVLALLPGTDRKDEVVIYSAHWDHFGKGEAINGDSIYNGAVDNASGTAALLEIATAFSKAAKKPSRSVLFLSVTSEEQGLLGSEYYTMHPVFPVTKTVADINMDVLQPFGRMQDIGVVGYGQSELDKYAVDMAGIQGRMVHGEPDPSGGWYFRSDHFNFAKVGIPALYIENGIISTTHEGGWGRAQGENYNKHIYHSPKDEYNPSWDFSGMVEDARLLFNVGYKLSNESSFPKWKEGSEFKAIRDKQQVGGN is encoded by the coding sequence ATGAATGAACGTAAATGGGCTGCCTGGAGTGCAGCATTGTTTTTATTAGGCGCCTGTAATTCCGACCTGGATGAAGCGGTTAAGGGACTGGATACCACGGCAGCGCTGGCTATTAATGACACCAGTTTTGCCAGGCATATTCAAGTGCTGGCCTCTGACTCTTTTGAAGGAAGAAAGCCTTTTACGGCAGGAGAAGAGAAAACGATCGACTACTTGTCGGCCCAGTTTAAAGCATTAGGGCTGCAGCCGGGCAACGGCAGCAGTTATGTGCAGGATGTGCCGATGGTGGAAATTCATTCCAAGCCTGCTGGTCCGTTGGTGTTTACGGGCAAAACCGGTTCCCTTTCACTAAATTATCTCGATGATTATGTAGCGGCTACCCGCAGGGTAAAAGAGCAGGTGTCTATTGCTAATTCACCGGTAGTGTTTGCTGGATATGGTATAGTAGCACCTGAGTACAACTGGAATGATTATGCCGGGTTGGATGTAAAAGGTAAAACAGTGCTGGTGATGGTGAATGATCCGGGTTTTGTAGACAGTAGCCTGTTTAAAGGCAGGCGTATGACCTATTACGGACGCTGGACCTACAAGTTTGAAGAAGCGGCGCGCCAGGGGGCTTCGGGTATTATCATTATACACGACACCAAGCCTGCGAGCTATGGCTGGACGGTAGTGCGTAGCAGCTGGAGCAAATCGAAGCTGTACCTGCAAACGGCAGATGATAATATGTCCAGGGCTGTGGTAGAAGGCTGGATCACTACAGAGTCGGCTGCCAAACTGTTTCAGCTGGCAGGTGTTTCGCCTGATTTGTTGAAGCAGGCCGGGCAAAAAGGGTTTAAACCGGTAGACCTGGGTGTAACCACGTCGCTGGTGGTGAACAATGAATTAAAGAAATCTACGTCACATAACGTTTTGGCTTTATTACCGGGTACTGACCGCAAGGATGAGGTGGTTATCTATTCTGCCCACTGGGATCATTTTGGCAAGGGAGAAGCGATTAACGGCGATTCTATTTACAATGGGGCAGTTGATAATGCTTCGGGCACGGCTGCGTTGCTGGAAATAGCTACTGCCTTTTCCAAAGCGGCTAAAAAGCCCTCCCGTTCGGTATTGTTTTTATCGGTAACCAGTGAAGAGCAGGGCCTGCTGGGCAGTGAGTATTATACTATGCATCCCGTTTTTCCCGTAACCAAAACGGTAGCAGATATCAACATGGATGTATTACAGCCTTTTGGCCGTATGCAGGATATTGGGGTGGTTGGTTATGGACAAAGTGAGCTGGATAAGTATGCAGTGGATATGGCAGGCATACAGGGCCGTATGGTGCATGGCGAGCCTGACCCTTCGGGCGGCTGGTATTTCAGAAGTGATCATTTCAATTTTGCCAAAGTGGGAATACCTGCGTTGTATATCGAGAATGGTATTATTTCCACTACGCACGAAGGTGGCTGGGGCAGGGCCCAGGGAGAAAATTACAATAAGCACATTTATCACTCGCCTAAGGATGAATACAACCCTTCGTGGGATTTTTCGGGTATGGTAGAAGACGCACGTTTATTGTTTAATGTAGGGTATAAACTCAGTAATGAAAGCAGTTTTCCCAAGTGGAAAGAAGGATCTGAATTTAAAGCTATCCGCGATAAGCAGCAGGTAGGGGGAAATTAG
- a CDS encoding metallophosphoesterase family protein codes for MTRIGLISDTHDFLDQAVFRHFAHCDEIWHAGDFGTAAIPEALKAFKPLKGVYGNIDGADIDKKAFPEKLIFTCEQVKVYMQHIGGYPGKYAPGVKDTILQQQPNLFISGHSHILKIMFDPKLQCLHMNPGAAGKQGWQKVRTLIRFAIDGKEIKNCEVIELED; via the coding sequence ATGACACGTATAGGATTAATTTCAGACACACATGATTTCCTGGATCAGGCGGTATTCAGGCACTTTGCCCACTGCGATGAAATATGGCATGCAGGGGATTTTGGTACAGCTGCCATACCCGAAGCATTAAAAGCATTTAAACCGCTGAAAGGTGTTTACGGTAATATTGACGGAGCGGATATTGACAAAAAAGCATTTCCCGAAAAACTCATTTTTACCTGCGAACAGGTGAAGGTATATATGCAGCACATTGGCGGCTACCCTGGCAAATATGCACCCGGTGTAAAAGACACTATTCTGCAACAACAACCCAACTTATTCATCAGCGGCCATTCGCACATTTTAAAAATCATGTTCGATCCTAAGCTGCAATGCCTGCACATGAATCCCGGGGCAGCTGGTAAACAAGGCTGGCAAAAAGTGCGCACCCTTATCCGTTTTGCCATCGACGGAAAAGAAATCAAAAATTGTGAAGTAATTGAACTGGAAGATTAA
- a CDS encoding NUDIX hydrolase, whose protein sequence is MSKMIQCAGLIVVKERKLLLAFSNNKQAWYLPGGKIDAGETAVAGMQREIQEELNIHIPENELISYYHITAPAFGEQDVTMQQQCFLHHLSQTPKPAAEIGDLRYFTLNDYQQQQHQVVGVLMAFEKLQQDKLVD, encoded by the coding sequence ATGAGCAAAATGATTCAATGTGCAGGGCTAATTGTAGTAAAGGAAAGAAAGCTGCTGCTCGCTTTCAGTAACAACAAACAGGCATGGTACCTGCCCGGAGGAAAAATAGATGCAGGAGAAACGGCAGTGGCAGGTATGCAACGCGAAATACAGGAAGAACTGAATATCCATATTCCCGAAAATGAGCTTATCTCCTACTACCATATTACTGCTCCGGCTTTTGGCGAACAGGATGTTACCATGCAGCAACAATGCTTTCTGCACCACCTGAGCCAAACACCAAAACCTGCTGCCGAAATTGGCGACTTACGTTATTTTACCTTAAACGATTATCAACAACAACAGCATCAGGTGGTAGGTGTATTGATGGCATTTGAAAAATTACAACAGGATAAACTGGTAGATTAA
- a CDS encoding homogentisate 1,2-dioxygenase, whose protein sequence is MPYYHKLGAIPHKRHTQFRRPDGSLYAEQLFSTEGFSSDYSLLYHCHPPTAIIETEEPYDVMPQIAEEKMLKHRSFEGFKIAPQTDYLKSRVPVLVNNDCHISLAAPTQSLSKYFYKNADADEMLFVHEGSGQLLTQYGVIPFEYGDYLVIPRGTIYQLEFNNINNRLLIVESFSPIRFPDRYKSKNGQLLEHSPYCERDIRAPQHLLTNDLKGDYVIKTKKKGRMYHIHYAYHPFDVIGWDGCCYPFAFSIHDFEPITGRVHQPPPVHQTFEAHNFVVCSFVPRLYDYHPQSIPAPYNHSNIDSDEVLYYVDGDFMSRKHVTKGMITLHPGGIPHGPHPGTVEKSIGAKETRELAVMIDTFHPLQLTVQALAIENEGYTMSWMD, encoded by the coding sequence ATGCCTTATTATCACAAGCTGGGAGCTATTCCCCATAAACGTCATACCCAGTTCCGTCGTCCGGACGGTTCTTTATATGCTGAACAATTATTTAGTACCGAAGGGTTCAGCAGCGATTATTCTTTATTATACCATTGTCATCCACCTACTGCCATTATAGAAACAGAAGAGCCTTATGATGTAATGCCGCAGATTGCTGAGGAAAAGATGTTGAAGCACCGGAGTTTTGAGGGGTTTAAAATAGCTCCTCAAACCGATTATTTAAAAAGCAGGGTGCCAGTGCTGGTAAACAACGACTGTCATATTTCACTGGCAGCGCCTACGCAAAGTTTATCGAAGTATTTTTATAAGAATGCCGATGCCGATGAAATGCTATTTGTGCATGAAGGCAGCGGGCAGTTGTTAACGCAGTATGGAGTGATTCCTTTTGAATATGGCGATTATCTGGTTATTCCACGCGGCACTATTTATCAACTGGAGTTTAATAACATCAATAACCGGTTGCTGATTGTAGAAAGTTTTAGTCCCATCCGTTTTCCTGACAGATATAAGAGCAAAAATGGTCAGTTGCTGGAGCATTCGCCTTATTGCGAGCGCGATATACGTGCGCCGCAACATTTGCTTACCAACGACTTAAAAGGCGATTATGTGATTAAGACAAAGAAAAAAGGAAGGATGTATCATATCCATTATGCTTATCATCCTTTTGATGTAATAGGCTGGGATGGATGCTGTTATCCTTTTGCCTTCAGTATTCATGATTTTGAACCTATTACAGGCCGTGTACATCAGCCACCACCGGTGCATCAGACTTTTGAAGCGCATAATTTTGTAGTGTGCAGTTTTGTACCACGGTTATATGATTATCATCCGCAGAGTATTCCTGCGCCTTATAACCATAGTAATATAGATAGTGATGAGGTGTTGTATTATGTGGATGGCGATTTTATGAGCCGGAAGCATGTTACCAAAGGTATGATAACGTTACATCCTGGGGGCATACCGCATGGTCCGCACCCAGGTACGGTGGAAAAGAGCATCGGCGCTAAAGAAACCCGCGAACTGGCGGTAATGATCGATACTTTTCATCCGCTGCAACTGACCGTTCAGGCACTGGCAATAGAAAATGAAGGCTATACGATGAGTTGGATGGATTAA